The following coding sequences lie in one Maylandia zebra isolate NMK-2024a linkage group LG14, Mzebra_GT3a, whole genome shotgun sequence genomic window:
- the gab2 gene encoding GRB2-associated-binding protein 2 isoform X2: MSGGEIIFQGWLRKSPPEKKLRRYAWKKRWFILRSGRMSGDPDVLEYYKNDHSKKPIRVIDLQCCEQVDAGLTFKRKEFQDSYVFDIKTVDRTFYLVAETEEEMNKWVRSICHLCGFNQSDDSHDGRLHHMPRSVGADVTGSMAPLTGERKSSAPVHSSQPVLFTFDVPVRHTHHNSMSNSAPQDYLLLHQCISRKTESARSASFSQSTRSKSAQLHGFYSLPKPGKHQLPVHDDSTQEACYVLPRGYSSEAPAHSGLGDPELENEEVYTFKTPCNALATMHSNERLPDNYDLPTPPGSFYQIPRTFDKNHNALTPSSSESSYNPPPRPPKPSQGSEGQWGSPQSVGSQNEEVMSAVSVIPRRNTLPAVENIRLHRGSSFETNNQHRFIHFNHSGQSMESVNDGFSSYLRQTPLTRSDSGNSDDNYVPMNPGSSPLSACQADSPKNIYIPMSPGPHHFDFPGFSATLPARKASSASLCHRPSRLSDVTPPPIYRDLKPDRKSKPTPLDLKNNGIIDELPFKSPVTMSWTRPMPAMNCTSSQHCRPISTQSITSTDSADSEENYVAMNPASTSPAVSGTSSPAPRKCGNVDYLALEFQPGTPNPHRKPSTSSVTSDEKVDYVQVDKEKTQALQNTMQEWTDVRQSTEPAKGVKS, translated from the exons GCATGGAAGAAACGCTGGTTTATACTTCGCAGTGGCCGCATGAGTGGTGACCCTGACGTTCTGGAGTACTACAAGAATGATCACTCTAAGAAGCCCATTCGGGTGATCGACCTGCAGTGCTGTGAGCAGGTCGATGCAGGCCTGACCTTTAAGAGGAAGGAGTTCCAGGACAGCTATGTATTTGACATCAAGACTGTAGACCGCACTTTCTATCTTGTAGCTGAGACTGAGGAAGAGATGAACAAGTGGGTCCGCTCCATCTGCCACCTGTGTGGTTTCAACCAGTCGGACGACAGCCACG ATGGCAGGTTACACCATATGCCCCGTTCTGTTGGAGCAGATGTCACCGGCTCAATGGCTCCTTTGACCGGAGAACGCAAGTCCTCTGCCCCCGTCCATTCCAGCCAGCCAGTGCTCTTCACATTTGATGTGCCTGTGCGCCACACACACCATAACTCCATGTCCAACAGTGCGCCCCAGGActacctcctcctccaccagtgCATTAGCAGGAAGACAGAAAGTGCACG aaGTGCCAGTTTCTCCCAGTCCACACGAAGCAAGAGTGCGCAGCTGCATGGCTTTTACAGCCTTCCCAAGCCAGGAAAACACCAGTTGCCAGTGCACGATGACTCGACCCAGGAGGCCTGCTACGTTCTTCCAAGGGGTTACAGCTCGGAGGCGCCAGCTCACAGTGGTCTAGGTGATCCTGAGCTTGAGAATGAGGAGGTCTACACTTTCAAAACGCCTTGCAATGCCCTTGCCACAATGCACAGCAATGAACGCTTGCCTGATAACTATGATCTGCCTACACCACCTGGCTCCTTCTATCAGATCCCCAGGACATTTGATAAAAATCACAACGCCTTGACACCCTCTAGCTCTGAATCCTCATATAATCCTCCTCCCAGACCCCCTAAACCCAGTCAAGGGTCTGAGGGTCAGTGGGGGAGTCCTCAGTCAGTAGGGAGCCAGAATGAAGAGGTAATGTCTGCAGTGTCAGTCATCCCACGCAGAAATACTCTCCCTGCTGTCGAGAACATCAGACTGCACAGAG GATCCTCCTTTGAAACTAACAATCAACATCGTTTCATCCATTTCAACCACTCAGGCCAGTCTATGGAGTCAGTCAATGATGGATTCAGCTCTTACCTG AGACAGACACCACTTACTCGCTCAGACAGCGGCAATTCAGATGACAACTACGTGCCCATGAATCCTGGCTCCTCACCACTCAGCGCTTGCCAGGCTGACAGTCCTAAGAATATCTACATTCCTATGAGCCCAGGGCCACATCACTTTGATTTCCCAGGATTCTCTGCAACTTTACCTGCCCGTAAGGCGAGCAGTGCCTCCTTGTGCCACAGGCCCAGTCGTCTCAGTGATGTTACACCACCGCCTATCTATCGCGACCTCAAACCTGACAGAAAAT CAAAGCCAACACCTCTTGATTTGAAGAACAACGGGATCATTGATGAGCTGCCATTTAAGAGTCCAGTCACTATGTCCTGGACACGACCCAT GCCTGCTATGAACTGCACATCCTCCCAGCACTGTAGACCCATCTCTACACAAAGCATCACCAGCACCGACTCTGCAGACAGTGAAGAGAATTATGTGGCTATG AACCCAGCGTCTACCTCCCCAGCCGTGAGTGGCACCAGCAGCCCAGCCCCTAGGAAGTGTGGCAACGTGGACTACCTAGCACTGGAATTCCAGCCTGGGACACCCAACCCACACAGAAAA CCCTCTACGTCCTCTGTGACATCGGACGAGAAGGTGGATTATGTCCAAGTCGACAAGGAAAAGACTCAAGCTCTGCAAAACACAATGCAGGAATGGACTGATGTGCGACAGTCTACTGAACCTGCCAAGGGGGTCAAGTCCTGA
- the gab2 gene encoding GRB2-associated-binding protein 2 isoform X1, which yields MSGGEIIFQGWLRKSPPEKKLRRYAWKKRWFILRSGRMSGDPDVLEYYKNDHSKKPIRVIDLQCCEQVDAGLTFKRKEFQDSYVFDIKTVDRTFYLVAETEEEMNKWVRSICHLCGFNQSDDSHDGRLHHMPRSVGADVTGSMAPLTGERKSSAPVHSSQPVLFTFDVPVRHTHHNSMSNSAPQDYLLLHQCISRKTESARSASFSQSTRSKSAQLHGFYSLPKPGKHQLPVHDDSTQEACYVLPRGYSSEAPAHSGLGDPELENEEVYTFKTPCNALATMHSNERLPDNYDLPTPPGSFYQIPRTFDKNHNALTPSSSESSYNPPPRPPKPSQGSEGQWGSPQSVGSQNEEVMSAVSVIPRRNTLPAVENIRLHRGSSFETNNQHRFIHFNHSGQSMESVNDGFSSYLRQTPLTRSDSGNSDDNYVPMNPGSSPLSACQADSPKNIYIPMSPGPHHFDFPGFSATLPARKASSASLCHRPSRLSDVTPPPIYRDLKPDRKSKPTPLDLKNNGIIDELPFKSPVTMSWTRPMPAMNCTSSQHCRPISTQSITSTDSADSEENYVAMQNPASTSPAVSGTSSPAPRKCGNVDYLALEFQPGTPNPHRKPSTSSVTSDEKVDYVQVDKEKTQALQNTMQEWTDVRQSTEPAKGVKS from the exons GCATGGAAGAAACGCTGGTTTATACTTCGCAGTGGCCGCATGAGTGGTGACCCTGACGTTCTGGAGTACTACAAGAATGATCACTCTAAGAAGCCCATTCGGGTGATCGACCTGCAGTGCTGTGAGCAGGTCGATGCAGGCCTGACCTTTAAGAGGAAGGAGTTCCAGGACAGCTATGTATTTGACATCAAGACTGTAGACCGCACTTTCTATCTTGTAGCTGAGACTGAGGAAGAGATGAACAAGTGGGTCCGCTCCATCTGCCACCTGTGTGGTTTCAACCAGTCGGACGACAGCCACG ATGGCAGGTTACACCATATGCCCCGTTCTGTTGGAGCAGATGTCACCGGCTCAATGGCTCCTTTGACCGGAGAACGCAAGTCCTCTGCCCCCGTCCATTCCAGCCAGCCAGTGCTCTTCACATTTGATGTGCCTGTGCGCCACACACACCATAACTCCATGTCCAACAGTGCGCCCCAGGActacctcctcctccaccagtgCATTAGCAGGAAGACAGAAAGTGCACG aaGTGCCAGTTTCTCCCAGTCCACACGAAGCAAGAGTGCGCAGCTGCATGGCTTTTACAGCCTTCCCAAGCCAGGAAAACACCAGTTGCCAGTGCACGATGACTCGACCCAGGAGGCCTGCTACGTTCTTCCAAGGGGTTACAGCTCGGAGGCGCCAGCTCACAGTGGTCTAGGTGATCCTGAGCTTGAGAATGAGGAGGTCTACACTTTCAAAACGCCTTGCAATGCCCTTGCCACAATGCACAGCAATGAACGCTTGCCTGATAACTATGATCTGCCTACACCACCTGGCTCCTTCTATCAGATCCCCAGGACATTTGATAAAAATCACAACGCCTTGACACCCTCTAGCTCTGAATCCTCATATAATCCTCCTCCCAGACCCCCTAAACCCAGTCAAGGGTCTGAGGGTCAGTGGGGGAGTCCTCAGTCAGTAGGGAGCCAGAATGAAGAGGTAATGTCTGCAGTGTCAGTCATCCCACGCAGAAATACTCTCCCTGCTGTCGAGAACATCAGACTGCACAGAG GATCCTCCTTTGAAACTAACAATCAACATCGTTTCATCCATTTCAACCACTCAGGCCAGTCTATGGAGTCAGTCAATGATGGATTCAGCTCTTACCTG AGACAGACACCACTTACTCGCTCAGACAGCGGCAATTCAGATGACAACTACGTGCCCATGAATCCTGGCTCCTCACCACTCAGCGCTTGCCAGGCTGACAGTCCTAAGAATATCTACATTCCTATGAGCCCAGGGCCACATCACTTTGATTTCCCAGGATTCTCTGCAACTTTACCTGCCCGTAAGGCGAGCAGTGCCTCCTTGTGCCACAGGCCCAGTCGTCTCAGTGATGTTACACCACCGCCTATCTATCGCGACCTCAAACCTGACAGAAAAT CAAAGCCAACACCTCTTGATTTGAAGAACAACGGGATCATTGATGAGCTGCCATTTAAGAGTCCAGTCACTATGTCCTGGACACGACCCAT GCCTGCTATGAACTGCACATCCTCCCAGCACTGTAGACCCATCTCTACACAAAGCATCACCAGCACCGACTCTGCAGACAGTGAAGAGAATTATGTGGCTATG CAGAACCCAGCGTCTACCTCCCCAGCCGTGAGTGGCACCAGCAGCCCAGCCCCTAGGAAGTGTGGCAACGTGGACTACCTAGCACTGGAATTCCAGCCTGGGACACCCAACCCACACAGAAAA CCCTCTACGTCCTCTGTGACATCGGACGAGAAGGTGGATTATGTCCAAGTCGACAAGGAAAAGACTCAAGCTCTGCAAAACACAATGCAGGAATGGACTGATGTGCGACAGTCTACTGAACCTGCCAAGGGGGTCAAGTCCTGA